In Beijerinckia indica subsp. indica ATCC 9039, the genomic window GGCGATCGCTTCCAGAAGATCGGTCTGCGTCACAATCCCTTCGAGACTGCCATATTCATCCACGACCAAAGCCAGCCTGACCGGCGCGCGCTTGAATTGCTCCAGCACACGAAACACCGGCGTCGATTCATGCACGACGAGCGGCTCGCGCAGAGCCGCGGCGGCATTAATCTGCCCCCCGTCGAGAACCTGATCGAGCAATTCCTTCTTGGAAACCATGCCAAGCGGCTCGTCGATATTGCCGCGTCCAGCCAGTAATTGCTCGTGCCGGCATTCCCGAATCGATTTGAGAATGTCATCCGGCTTATCGTCGAGATCAATCCAATCGAGATCGACGCGAGGCGTCATAATATCGCCGATCCGGCGCTGCCCGATATTGAACACGCGGTCGAGAACTTCCTGCTGCGCTTCCTGCAGCAAACCGGCCTTGCGGCTCGCCGCGACCAGCAATTTCAACTCTTCCGGGGAATGGCGTGATTCCTCGCCCTTTCCAGCCTGAAGACCAACGATGCGCAAAACCATATTACCAAGCGTATTCAAGGCTATAATCGCCGGTCGCAGGACGAATTGGAACACATTGAGGGGGCCGACGACGAAAAGCGCGGTCCGTTCCGTTCGCTGCAGAGCAAGGCTTTTGGGAGCCAATTCACCGAGCACAATATGCAAGGCGGTGATGATGATGAAGGAAATGGCGACGGAGATTGCGTGCGAGCCGGCGGACATCCAGTCACGCGGCAAGGCGCTGAACAGAGGCTCGATGAGATGCGCCAGGGCCGGTTCGCCGATCCAGCCAAGGCCGAGCGAGGAAATGGTGACGCCGAGCTGAGTCGCGGCGAGATTGAGATCCAGATGGTTGAGAGTCGTTTGCAGGCTCAACGCATTGACGCGCTTGGCGGCCACGAGTTCGGCCACGCGGCTCCGCCGGACCGAGACCAGCGCGAATTCGGCGGCGACGAAAAAACCATTGGCGAAGACCAGCAGGAAAACAGCAAGAATCCCGAGGATATCACTCAGACTACTGCCATCGCCCATGGGCGTCATCTCCTTTTCCTTGAGCAGGATGCATGTAAAGGGCCATTATCGGAAATATAAAGCCCGTGATCAAACTCGCTTTTTTCAGCCGGGCGGAAGGGAGCTGCCCTTTCCGCCGCAAAATTGAGCCCGTTCGAACTGGACATTTCCCTGAGCCGGCTCTCGCAAAACCTTGCTGATCTCGAAATCCTGGCGGGCAATACCCGCGCGTGCCCCCGTATGTTTGATGGTTCTATCAAAAAATTGGACAACCATTGAGTCCAAGATCGCCGTGCGGGCTCTTTTCCGATAAACATTTGTTTTATCGGGAGGTTGAAGAAAACGGAAAGCGATTTTTCAGCCCCTTGGGCATGATTGCCCGCCACGTTGGGTTCAAGCCGTCGCCTAAAAGACCGCCCAGAGATCATCCAAGAGAGCACTTCACGCGAATCTTACAAAAGTTTCATTCCACCGAAATGGCGATGTAAGCCGGCTTCCCCCATTTTCTCAACAAGCGAAAGAGGTTCGAGCCCTTTCGACTCGAAATATCGAGCGAGTTTACGAGATAAATGGAGCAAATAATGCCGCAATTGGAATTTCCCCCGCAGGATAAAGGCGCCGCACGGAACGCCGCCACGCCACGCTCGCAGCGTCGGCCGGGGATGCGCGCCATCCTGCTCGGCGCCACAGCGGCCGTGGCCCTGACCGGTGCCTTCACGCATTCCGTCCTGCTGCCGCAAGCGGCCAATGCCGAAACACCCACCCTGAACGTGCCGGTGAATGCGCCGAATAGCAGCCCAGTCGTCGGACCGGTCTCTTTTGCCGATGTGGTCGACCATGTGCGGGGGGCTGTCGTTTCGGTCAAGGTCAAGATTACCGAAACCGCCGATAATGAAGAGGCCAATACCGGAAACGACATGCCTCAATTCGCCCCGGGCGATCCCCTGGAGCGTTTCTTCCGCCGCTTTGGCGAACAAGGAGGCGTCCCCTTCAACAAACATAGCGGCAAGCCACGGACCGGCCAGGCGCAGGGTTCGGGATTCATCATTTCGAGCGATGGCTATGTCGTCACCAATAATCATGTCGTCGAAAACGCGACAGAGGTCAGCCTGACGACCGATGGCGGTCAGACCTTGACCGCGAGCGTGGTTGGCACCGACAAGAAGACTGATCTCGCTCTCTTGAAGATCAATGGCTCGGGCACCTATCCCTTCGTCAAATTCTCCAACGAGACACCCCGTGTCGGCGAATGGGTCATCGCTGTCGGCAATCCTTTCGGTCTCGGCGGCACGGTGACGGCAGGCATTATTTCAGCGCGCGGCCGCGATATCGGCGCCGGCCCCTATGACGACTTCCTGCAGGTCGACGCCCCGGTCAATCGCGGCAATTCCGGTGGCCCGACCTTCAACGCCAAGGGCGACGTGGTCGGCGTCAATACGGCGATCTTCTCACCGTCCGGCGGCAGCGTCGGCATCGGCTTCGCCATTCCCGCGGAGGTTGCGCAAAACGTCATCACCTCCTTGCGGGAGAAAGGCACGGTCGCGCGCGGTTGGATCGGCGTCCAGATTCAGCCTGTGACAGCGGAAATCGCCGATAGTCTCGGCCTGAAAACCAGCAAGGGCGCCCTGGTTGCCGAGGCACAGCCGAATTCTCCCGCGCTCTCGGCCGGTATCCGCTCCGGTGACGTGATCCTCGGCGTCGATGGCGAACGCATCGATGGTCCGCGCGAACTGGCCCGCAAGATAGCGGCGCTCGGCCCTGGCAAGAGCACCAATCTCATGTATTGGCACGATGGCTCGGAAAAGACCGTCGCGGTGAAACTCGGCAATCTGCCAAATGACAAGGAAGCCAAGGCGGACATCACGACACGCCCCGATAAAAACGTCCTCGGCGATCTCGGTCTGACGCTCGCCCCGGCGGCGCAGGTCCCCGGCGCCGGCGATGAAGGTGTAGTCGTCTCCGACATCGATCCCGATGGCGTTGCCGCACAAAAGGGTTTGCGTGTCGGTGATGTCATTCTCGAAGCCGGTGGGCACGCTGTCAGCCGTCCGGCCGAAATCGGCGCGACCTTGAGCACCGCCAAGAAAGATGGCCGCAAGGCCGTGCTCATGCGTGTCAAGAATCGGGAAGGCACCCGCTACGTCGCGCTTGCGACCACTCCGGCTTCCTGACTGAGATCGTCTGCAAGCCAGCCTGTGCCCCCTTCGCAGGCTGATTCAGATGGCGCGCGCCGGGAGCATCCCGCTTCCGGCGCGCCGCATATTCAAAGCCTTTTCTCTCGACCTTTTCGTTCTCCGAGCGAGACAAATCATTTGGAATTCCGTTATCATGCAGCCTATGCGCATTCTTATCGTTGAGGACGATCCTGAAGCCTCTCAATATATGGTCAAGGCCTTTCGCGAGGCCGGCCACCTCGCCGATCATGCAGGCGATGGCCTTGCTGGCTATCAAAAGGCTTGTGAGGAGAATTATGACGTCCTGATCGTTGATCGCATGCTGCCCAAACTCGATGGTTTGTCCCTGATCGGCGGTTTACGCGCCCAAAAGATCGAGACCCCTGTCCTGATCCTGTCTGCGCTCGGCCAGGTCGATGACAGGGTGAAGGGCCTGCGCTCCGGCGGCGACGATTATCTGCCGAAACCCTATGCCTTTTCCGAATTGCTCGCGCGCGTGGAAGCACTCGCCCGCCGCAAGCCGCCGGGCACGGCCGAGGAGACCATCTATCGCATCGGCGGGCTCGAACTCGACCGCCTCGCGCATAAGCTGACCCGCGACGGCAAGGAAATCATTCTGCAACCGCGTGAATTTCGCCTGCTCGAATATTTGATGAAACATGCCGGCCAGGTCGTGACACGCACCATGTTGCTCGAACATGTCTGGGATTATCATTTCGATCCGCAGACCAATGTCATTGACGTGCATATTTCCCGGCTACGCTCCAAGATTGACAAAGGCTTCGATCCACCACTCCTGCAAACCATCCGCGGCATAGGATATATGATCCGTGACAGCGATCATTAAACTGTTCCGCTCCACCGTCTTCAAGGTCTCCTTCGCCTATCTCCTCATCACCGCCATAGGTGCGGGATTAGTGCTCGGCCGCATTGGCTGGCATATCAAGGAACTCATCGAAGATCAGATCGGACAGACGGTGGATGCCGATATTACCGGCCTTGCCGAGCAATATGCACAAGGTGGCATTACACGCCTTGTCGAAATCATCGAACAACGAACGAGACAGCCTGGCGCCGATCTCTATCTCGTCACGACCCATGCGGGTCAGCCCATCGCAGGTAATATCGCCCGCCTGCCGGAAGGCATTCCGAGCTATTCGAGCCTCGTCAAGACTCAATATCAACGCCCGAATGAAGCCAAGAAGCATCACGCGATCGCCCGCATCTTCGCTTTGCCCGGTGGCTTTCGTTTGCTTGTCGGCCATGATCTCGAAGAAGGCGAAAGCTTGCGCCGCATCGTCGGTGGCGCGCTCGTCACCTCGCTGATCTGGCTCATTGTCATCGGAACCTTGGGCGGCCTGTGGATTGCCCGCCGTGTGCTCAATCGCATCGACGCCATCAATGCCCAGGCTAAGACCATTGTCGCGGGCGATCTCTCCCGCCGCCTGCCGCTCGCTGGCACCGGCGACGAGCTGGATCGGCTGGTGATGAATCTGAATACCATGCTCGACCGTATCTGCGCACTCATGGGCGGACTCAAGGAAGTGTCCGACAATATCGCCCATGATCTCAAGACGCCGCTGACGCGCCTGCGCAATGGGACCGAGGAAGCCTTGCGGCTCGCCAAATCACCGGAGGAATATCGCGGCGCCCTCGAAAAAGTCATCGAAGAATCCGATCGCCTGATTCAAATTTTCGACGCGCTCTTGATGATCGCCGGCGCCGAGGCGGGCAGCGGACGCGAGGGCATGACTGAGTTCGATGCGACCAATGTCGTGCGCGATGTCGGCGAACTCTATGAACCCGCTGCCGAGGATCAGGGCGTGAAGCTTACGCTGCATGTCGAGCCCGATCTGTGGCTGCGCGGCAGTCGCGAGCTTTTGGGTCAGGTTCTTTCCAATCTCATCGACAATGCTTTAAAATATGGTGCGGAAACCGTCCCCGATGGTGCGGGTCCGAGCATCGATCTGAAGGCGATCCACATCGGCAACAAGATCGAAATCAGTGTCGCCGATCATGGGCCAGGCATTGCCGTGAAAGACCGTGATCATGTCCTCGATCGTTTCGTGCGGCTGGAAAATTCACGTTCGCGGCCGGGTTCCGGCCTCGGCCTCTCCCTCGCCGCCGCCGTGATGCGCTTGCATAATGGGGAGTTGCGTCTCGAAGACAATCATCCAGGCCTGCGCGTCGTGCTGACGTTTCAAGCTGTGCAAGGAAAACCGCATTCCGCCCCGCCCCTCATCGAGGCAACGGCCCTTTCGTGAGGCGCGCCAAATGCCCAAAAAGAGACAAGACACCCAAAGAAAGGAAGACCATTCCCTGCCGCTCTGGCAGCGGCTTGTAACGGCGCCGTTGCCGAATGACCGACGCCGCGCCGAGGCCTTTTTTCAGGATCTTCTCTTGAAGGAACCGGAAGCCGCGCCGGAATGGAACGCGGTGATGCACGACAAAAATGTGCACGCCCTGATCGCGGCCCTTGCGGATCAATCGCCCTTTCTCTGGCATTTGATCCGCGCCGATCCTCTCCGCCTTCTGCGGCTTCTGTGTCATCCCCCTGAGCAGAGTCTCGCCTCTACGCTGCAACAACTAACCGAGACGGCTGCCAAGACAGAAGCCCCCACAGATCTTATGCTTCCCTTGCGGCGCGCACGGCAGGAAATCGCCCTTCTGGTTGCCCTCGCCGATCTCGGCGGCGTCTGGGATTTCGCCTCGATCATCGATGCCTTGTCGCGATCAGCCGATGCCTTTATCGGCCAGGCGCTCGACGTCTTGCTGCGGCAGGAGATCATCAAGGGACATTTCAAAAATCTCGATCGTGATAAGCCCGCGCAAAATTGCGGCCTCGCCATTATCGCGCTCGGCAAGCTTGGCGCTCATGAACTCAATTATTCGAGCGATGTCGATTTAATGGTGATCTACGATCCCGCCGTCGTCACGCTCGATTCAAAACAGGAGGCCGGCCCCCTCTTCGTCCGCATCACCAAACAATTCGTGCGCCTGCTTCAGGAAACGACGCCCGATGGTTTCGTGTTGCGTGTGGATTTGCGCCTACGCCCCGATCCCGGTTCCACAGCCATTGCCATGAGTGCCCCAGCGGCGCTCGATTATTATCAGATCCTCGGCCAGAACTGGGAACGCGCGGCTATGATCAAGGCGCGCTA contains:
- a CDS encoding sensor histidine kinase; the encoded protein is MTAIIKLFRSTVFKVSFAYLLITAIGAGLVLGRIGWHIKELIEDQIGQTVDADITGLAEQYAQGGITRLVEIIEQRTRQPGADLYLVTTHAGQPIAGNIARLPEGIPSYSSLVKTQYQRPNEAKKHHAIARIFALPGGFRLLVGHDLEEGESLRRIVGGALVTSLIWLIVIGTLGGLWIARRVLNRIDAINAQAKTIVAGDLSRRLPLAGTGDELDRLVMNLNTMLDRICALMGGLKEVSDNIAHDLKTPLTRLRNGTEEALRLAKSPEEYRGALEKVIEESDRLIQIFDALLMIAGAEAGSGREGMTEFDATNVVRDVGELYEPAAEDQGVKLTLHVEPDLWLRGSRELLGQVLSNLIDNALKYGAETVPDGAGPSIDLKAIHIGNKIEISVADHGPGIAVKDRDHVLDRFVRLENSRSRPGSGLGLSLAAAVMRLHNGELRLEDNHPGLRVVLTFQAVQGKPHSAPPLIEATALS
- a CDS encoding hemolysin family protein; the protein is MGDGSSLSDILGILAVFLLVFANGFFVAAEFALVSVRRSRVAELVAAKRVNALSLQTTLNHLDLNLAATQLGVTISSLGLGWIGEPALAHLIEPLFSALPRDWMSAGSHAISVAISFIIITALHIVLGELAPKSLALQRTERTALFVVGPLNVFQFVLRPAIIALNTLGNMVLRIVGLQAGKGEESRHSPEELKLLVAASRKAGLLQEAQQEVLDRVFNIGQRRIGDIMTPRVDLDWIDLDDKPDDILKSIRECRHEQLLAGRGNIDEPLGMVSKKELLDQVLDGGQINAAAALREPLVVHESTPVFRVLEQFKRAPVRLALVVDEYGSLEGIVTQTDLLEAIAGDLAATEDDTPDIVERADGSLLIEGMMPAHEAFERLGVKDRPEEEDYHTLAGFALHQLEHLPEVGEEFSWDGWRFEIVDMDGRRIDKLLATRESESKSL
- a CDS encoding response regulator transcription factor → MRILIVEDDPEASQYMVKAFREAGHLADHAGDGLAGYQKACEENYDVLIVDRMLPKLDGLSLIGGLRAQKIETPVLILSALGQVDDRVKGLRSGGDDYLPKPYAFSELLARVEALARRKPPGTAEETIYRIGGLELDRLAHKLTRDGKEIILQPREFRLLEYLMKHAGQVVTRTMLLEHVWDYHFDPQTNVIDVHISRLRSKIDKGFDPPLLQTIRGIGYMIRDSDH
- a CDS encoding Do family serine endopeptidase, whose amino-acid sequence is MPQLEFPPQDKGAARNAATPRSQRRPGMRAILLGATAAVALTGAFTHSVLLPQAANAETPTLNVPVNAPNSSPVVGPVSFADVVDHVRGAVVSVKVKITETADNEEANTGNDMPQFAPGDPLERFFRRFGEQGGVPFNKHSGKPRTGQAQGSGFIISSDGYVVTNNHVVENATEVSLTTDGGQTLTASVVGTDKKTDLALLKINGSGTYPFVKFSNETPRVGEWVIAVGNPFGLGGTVTAGIISARGRDIGAGPYDDFLQVDAPVNRGNSGGPTFNAKGDVVGVNTAIFSPSGGSVGIGFAIPAEVAQNVITSLREKGTVARGWIGVQIQPVTAEIADSLGLKTSKGALVAEAQPNSPALSAGIRSGDVILGVDGERIDGPRELARKIAALGPGKSTNLMYWHDGSEKTVAVKLGNLPNDKEAKADITTRPDKNVLGDLGLTLAPAAQVPGAGDEGVVVSDIDPDGVAAQKGLRVGDVILEAGGHAVSRPAEIGATLSTAKKDGRKAVLMRVKNREGTRYVALATTPAS